A region from the Luteitalea sp. genome encodes:
- a CDS encoding amidohydrolase family protein encodes MTRRTFLTGVVTTAAVAANLRQVEAQSASIPVIDTHIHLFDPTRPQGAPYSGPRGVAPAPAYPDRYRKLAVPLGIVGAIKVEASPWIEDNLWVLEVAQRDTIIVGVIGNLEPQKPEFPEYLERYRKHPLFRGIRYGNLWKRDLAAEVGNLRFISGLKLLADADLVLDTANPRVPLLEGIVRLTDKVPTLRVVLDHLPALEPPAAQAERAAYDGVLRELGQRPQVFVKLSQIIHRVNDRVSTELHAHRARLDALISIFGEDRVLFGSDWPNSDGVTSLDKVVAIAKEYFRTKRPSVAEKYFWRNSTRVYKWVKRDSSQPSAVS; translated from the coding sequence CTGACACGGCGCACATTCTTGACGGGGGTTGTGACGACGGCTGCTGTCGCGGCTAACCTGCGGCAGGTGGAGGCGCAGTCCGCGTCCATCCCGGTCATCGATACCCATATCCATCTCTTCGACCCAACACGGCCGCAAGGCGCTCCGTACAGTGGGCCACGGGGCGTGGCACCGGCACCCGCATATCCTGATAGATATCGCAAGCTGGCTGTACCGCTCGGTATCGTCGGCGCGATCAAGGTCGAGGCGAGCCCCTGGATCGAGGACAACCTCTGGGTGCTCGAAGTTGCCCAGCGAGACACCATCATCGTTGGTGTGATCGGCAACCTCGAGCCCCAAAAGCCGGAGTTTCCAGAGTACCTCGAGCGGTACCGCAAACATCCGCTGTTCCGGGGAATCCGATACGGAAACCTGTGGAAGCGAGACCTTGCGGCCGAGGTCGGCAACCTTCGGTTCATCAGCGGCCTGAAGCTGCTCGCGGACGCCGACCTGGTGCTGGACACGGCCAATCCTCGTGTCCCGCTGCTCGAAGGCATCGTCCGACTGACCGACAAGGTGCCCACGCTCCGCGTTGTCCTCGATCATTTACCGGCACTGGAGCCGCCAGCGGCACAAGCGGAACGCGCCGCCTACGACGGCGTGCTGCGCGAGCTCGGGCAGCGCCCGCAGGTCTTCGTGAAGCTGTCGCAGATCATCCACCGCGTGAACGATCGGGTCTCGACCGAGCTCCACGCACACAGAGCCCGCCTGGACGCGCTCATCTCAATCTTTGGCGAGGATCGGGTGCTCTTTGGTAGTGATTGGCCAAACAGCGACGGTGTGACGTCGCTCGACAAGGTCGTGGCGATCGCGAAGGAGTACTTTCGCACGAAGCGACCGTCAGTCGCGGAGAAGTACTTCTGGAGGAACTCGACCCGCGTCTACAAGTGGGTGAAGCGGGACTCGTCCCAGCCGAGCGCGGTCTCCTAG